One Thioclava electrotropha DNA segment encodes these proteins:
- a CDS encoding universal stress protein, which yields MTKKIIALVDGSSYSKSVCDHAAWIAKRGAFAVELMHVLGRREGGGGSDLSGAISLGARSALLKEMSSLDEQRAKLSLTRGRAILEDAKALLDAAGVKATEHLRRGDLIEAISEKENDAEIILIGKRGEAADFAKGHLGSNLERVVRAASKPLFIASRAFRPIRKVLVAYDGSSSAMRAVEYVARSPLYAGLEIKIVTVGSATDAAKKGLEDAKAMLSGAGRDAETGILPGQPEEALGKLIDETEFDHLVMGASGHSRLRSLFVGSTSLEMIRTCKVPILLVR from the coding sequence ATGACCAAGAAAATCATCGCGCTTGTGGACGGCTCTTCGTATTCGAAGAGCGTCTGCGACCATGCCGCGTGGATCGCCAAGCGCGGTGCCTTCGCTGTCGAACTGATGCATGTGCTCGGCCGACGCGAGGGCGGCGGGGGATCGGATTTATCCGGTGCAATTTCTCTGGGGGCTCGCAGTGCCCTGCTGAAAGAGATGTCCAGTCTCGACGAGCAGCGCGCGAAACTATCCCTCACGCGTGGACGCGCCATCCTTGAGGATGCCAAGGCGCTCCTTGATGCGGCCGGCGTGAAAGCGACAGAACACCTGCGCCGCGGTGACCTGATCGAGGCGATTTCCGAGAAGGAGAACGATGCCGAAATCATTCTGATCGGCAAGCGCGGCGAGGCTGCAGACTTCGCCAAAGGCCACCTCGGATCGAACCTGGAACGGGTTGTCCGTGCCGCATCGAAGCCGCTCTTCATCGCGTCACGAGCGTTCCGGCCGATTAGGAAGGTGCTGGTTGCATATGACGGCAGTTCCAGCGCGATGCGCGCTGTCGAATATGTGGCGCGCTCTCCGCTCTATGCCGGTCTTGAGATAAAGATTGTTACGGTCGGATCGGCGACGGACGCCGCGAAGAAGGGCCTCGAAGATGCGAAGGCCATGCTTTCGGGTGCGGGACGCGATGCAGAGACTGGAATCCTTCCCGGCCAGCCGGAAGAAGCCCTCGGCAAGCTAATCGACGAGACAGAGTTCGATCACCTCGTGATGGGAGCCTCGGGGCACTCCCGGTTGCGGTCGCTCTTCGTGGGCTCGACGAGCCTTGAGATGATCCGAACGTGCAAGGTGCCGATCCTGCTGGTGCGGTGA
- a CDS encoding IS1595 family transposase, whose amino-acid sequence MITELKSIPDIWKRMPSEMHARRFLEGIIWSTGRHCPHCGSVTSSALRGRSCRPGLYQCRDCRLQFTVTTLTPMHGTKLDLRIWICAMFLVLTSSKGISSVVMARLLGVNQKTAWKMGHAIREMMDDRNAELLPLEDIVEVDEAYVGGAPKSLSGAYNPRGKGTGKPLIFVAASRDGQARARVVSDDKRATLEPVLLEWIDPETTSLMTDGSKSYRGLGKTMADHQYVIHSQKEYANPETGAHVNTAEAVISQVQRALVGVYHNLGRKHLQRYLDEIVWRWNHRDPVREVVKRWSTKAGVERERSTTIWKPIPVVDQMRVLLQGAVGKQVRRSKEYGLYWP is encoded by the coding sequence ATGATCACCGAACTGAAGTCGATCCCTGACATTTGGAAGCGGATGCCGAGCGAGATGCACGCACGACGCTTTCTGGAGGGTATCATTTGGTCGACCGGCAGGCACTGTCCGCATTGTGGGTCGGTGACCTCTTCGGCGCTGCGCGGCAGGTCCTGCCGACCGGGACTCTACCAGTGCCGAGATTGCCGTCTCCAGTTCACGGTTACCACGCTCACCCCGATGCACGGCACTAAGCTCGACTTGCGTATCTGGATCTGCGCCATGTTTCTGGTGCTCACATCGAGTAAGGGCATCTCCTCGGTCGTGATGGCGCGGCTGCTCGGCGTGAACCAGAAGACAGCGTGGAAGATGGGTCACGCCATCAGGGAAATGATGGACGACCGGAATGCCGAGCTACTGCCATTGGAGGACATCGTCGAAGTGGACGAGGCGTATGTCGGGGGAGCGCCGAAATCCCTTTCAGGCGCCTATAATCCAAGGGGCAAGGGCACTGGAAAGCCGCTGATTTTCGTGGCGGCCTCACGGGACGGACAGGCGCGCGCCAGAGTCGTTTCCGATGACAAGCGGGCGACGCTCGAGCCGGTTCTCCTGGAATGGATCGACCCCGAGACGACAAGCCTGATGACCGACGGCAGCAAGAGCTACAGGGGCCTGGGAAAAACCATGGCCGATCACCAGTATGTGATCCACAGCCAGAAAGAGTATGCCAACCCGGAGACCGGCGCCCACGTGAACACGGCCGAGGCGGTCATTTCCCAAGTGCAGCGCGCTTTGGTCGGGGTCTACCACAACTTGGGGCGAAAGCATCTCCAGCGATACCTTGACGAAATCGTCTGGCGGTGGAACCACCGCGATCCCGTCCGGGAAGTGGTCAAGCGCTGGAGCACGAAAGCTGGTGTCGAGCGGGAGAGATCGACGACGATCTGGAAGCCGATCCCGGTCGTTGACCAGATGCGCGTCTTGCTTCAAGGAGCGGTCGGCAAGCAAGTCCGCCGCTCGAAGGAATACGGACTATACTGGCCGTAG
- a CDS encoding IS3 family transposase (programmed frameshift), with translation MRKSRFTEAQIIGMIKEQEAGMATADVCRRHGLSPATFYKFKAKYGGMELSEAARLKALEDENAKLKRLLADTMLDNVVLKDLPGKELTTLTRRREAALRAMRDHDISQRRACQLIGVDPKTVRRTRPPDCPEIREEMKEIAGKRRRFGYRRIGILLERKGMTMNHKKLYRLYREEGLSVKRRRGRKRARGSRTPMPAAAHPNARWSLDFLADSFGASRKFRILAVIDDCCRENLCLVADTSISGTRVARELDALLRIYGKPACIVSDNGTEFNSRAILRWADQNAIPWHYIDPGKPQQNAFIESFNGSLRDELLNEEIFDTLDDARRKLALWRYDYNAVRPHSSLGNQTPLEARRTLEQFEGSAPGALAHSNRADYQSQTCRLSL, from the exons ATGCGAAAAAGCCGTTTCACCGAGGCGCAGATTATCGGGATGATCAAGGAGCAGGAGGCAGGCATGGCGACAGCTGATGTGTGCCGCAGGCATGGCCTCAGCCCGGCGACCTTTTACAAGTTCAAGGCCAAGTATGGTGGCATGGAGCTCTCCGAGGCGGCCAGGCTGAAGGCGCTCGAAGACGAAAACGCCAAGCTCAAACGTCTGTTGGCCGACACCATGCTCGACAACGTGGTTCTGAAGGATCTGC CTGGGAAAGAATTGACGACATTGACCAGGCGGCGAGAGGCGGCGCTCAGGGCGATGCGGGATCATGACATCTCGCAGCGTCGAGCCTGCCAGCTTATCGGTGTCGACCCCAAGACGGTCCGGCGCACACGCCCGCCGGACTGCCCCGAGATCCGCGAGGAGATGAAGGAGATCGCCGGGAAGCGGCGCCGGTTTGGCTATCGCCGGATCGGTATCCTGCTTGAGCGCAAGGGCATGACCATGAACCACAAGAAGCTGTATCGGCTCTATCGCGAGGAAGGGCTATCGGTGAAGCGACGGCGTGGACGCAAGCGCGCTCGCGGGTCACGCACGCCGATGCCGGCGGCGGCGCATCCCAATGCGCGCTGGTCGCTCGACTTCCTGGCGGACAGCTTCGGCGCCTCGCGCAAGTTCCGTATTTTGGCCGTGATCGACGATTGTTGCAGAGAGAACCTGTGCCTGGTCGCCGATACCAGCATATCGGGCACGCGTGTTGCCCGTGAACTCGATGCGCTGCTGCGGATCTACGGAAAGCCTGCTTGCATTGTCAGCGACAACGGGACGGAGTTCAACAGCCGGGCCATCCTGAGATGGGCCGACCAGAACGCCATTCCCTGGCACTACATCGACCCCGGCAAGCCGCAGCAGAACGCGTTCATCGAGTCCTTCAACGGCAGCCTGCGCGACGAATTATTAAACGAGGAGATCTTCGACACACTGGACGATGCCCGGCGCAAGTTGGCGCTCTGGCGCTACGACTACAACGCCGTCAGACCGCACTCGTCTCTGGGAAACCAGACGCCGCTCGAAGCGCGCCGGACGCTTGAGCAATTTGAGGGCTCCGCGCCCGGCGCGCTTGCCCACAGCAACCGAGCCGACTACCAATCTCAAACCTGCAGACTCTCGTTATGA
- a CDS encoding IS3 family transposase (programmed frameshift), which yields MKASKFSDAQKAFILKQGEEGTPVAEICRKAGISQATYFSWKKKYAGLLPDEMRRLKQLEDENARLKKIVADLTLDREMLQDVIRRKPLKPDRKRELVRGMCSDWAVSIRKACGAMGFDRSTFHYKSRRADQAAVAKRIREICETRVRYGYRRVHVLLEREGWNINIKKVYRIYRELGLQLRNKTPKRRVKAKLRDDRAEAVGPNDVWAMDFVHDQLATGKKLRVLTVIDTFSRYVPVLDVRFSYRGEDVVATLDRVCRQTGYPKTIRVDQGTEFVSRDMDLWAYQRGVTLDFSRPGKPTDNAFIEAFNGRFRTECLNQHWFLTLADAAEKLEAWRRYYNEERPHGAIGNKAPITLTKSGGVTSPSP from the exons ATGAAGGCGAGCAAATTTTCGGACGCGCAGAAGGCGTTCATTTTGAAGCAAGGCGAGGAAGGCACGCCGGTCGCGGAGATCTGTCGGAAGGCTGGGATCAGCCAGGCGACCTACTTCAGTTGGAAGAAGAAATACGCGGGCCTTCTGCCTGACGAGATGCGACGACTGAAGCAGCTCGAGGATGAGAACGCCAGGTTGAAGAAGATCGTCGCGGACCTGACGCTGGATCGGGAGATGTTGCAAGACGTCATCCGCCGAAAGC CTCTGAAGCCTGATCGCAAGCGCGAACTGGTTCGCGGGATGTGTAGCGATTGGGCGGTCTCGATCCGAAAGGCCTGTGGGGCTATGGGGTTTGACCGTTCGACGTTTCACTACAAGTCTCGCCGCGCCGATCAGGCTGCTGTCGCCAAGCGGATCCGGGAGATCTGTGAAACGCGGGTGCGGTATGGCTACCGGCGCGTTCACGTCCTGCTCGAACGTGAGGGCTGGAACATCAACATCAAGAAAGTCTATCGGATTTACAGGGAGTTGGGATTGCAACTCAGGAACAAGACGCCGAAGCGCCGTGTGAAGGCCAAGCTGCGTGACGACCGCGCCGAGGCGGTCGGCCCGAACGACGTCTGGGCAATGGACTTTGTTCACGATCAGCTTGCGACCGGCAAGAAGCTCAGGGTTCTGACAGTCATCGACACCTTCTCACGCTACGTGCCAGTGCTCGATGTCCGGTTCAGCTACCGCGGCGAGGATGTGGTCGCAACGCTGGACCGGGTGTGCCGACAGACAGGCTATCCGAAGACTATCCGAGTCGATCAGGGCACCGAGTTCGTGTCTCGCGACATGGACCTTTGGGCCTATCAGCGTGGCGTGACCCTCGACTTCTCGCGCCCTGGCAAGCCGACCGACAATGCATTCATCGAAGCGTTCAACGGCCGGTTCCGGACCGAGTGCTTGAACCAGCATTGGTTCCTCACCCTTGCGGATGCGGCCGAAAAGTTGGAGGCTTGGCGTAGATACTACAATGAGGAACGGCCACACGGCGCGATCGGGAACAAGGCCCCGATCACGCTGACGAAATCGGGGGGCGTCACCAGCCCGTCACCCTGA
- a CDS encoding carbohydrate ABC transporter permease, translating into MIKPHSNRAWLLMIPALLIMGFVAVLPLVAVFNYSFHDIFTLDTALWVGPQWYLEIIRDPSFWASLGRSALFSAIVLSIQVPLGIWIALLMLRIGRWAVPVLMMLALPLVVPWNMIAGMWLTLIDPQIGLLGKAIATAGIGFDYKFTALHTWILIVAADTWHWLGLVVILSYASLSAIPASYRQAAAIDGASRLAVFRHIELPRIAGALSIVLLLRFVDSFMIYTEAFTINAGGPQGATTFISLELGEDIRSFTYGRAAARAMLDFLIVLSVAWAFIRIRAGRSTSPEATR; encoded by the coding sequence ATGATCAAGCCACATTCGAACCGCGCGTGGCTACTGATGATACCTGCGCTTCTCATAATGGGCTTCGTCGCAGTTCTGCCTCTGGTCGCCGTTTTCAACTACTCATTTCACGACATCTTCACCCTCGACACGGCACTTTGGGTCGGGCCGCAATGGTATCTCGAGATCATCCGCGATCCGAGCTTTTGGGCGAGCCTCGGGCGAAGCGCATTGTTTTCGGCCATCGTGTTGTCGATTCAGGTGCCGCTGGGGATCTGGATCGCTCTCTTGATGCTGCGGATCGGTCGCTGGGCGGTGCCGGTGCTGATGATGCTCGCCCTGCCCCTCGTTGTTCCGTGGAACATGATCGCGGGTATGTGGCTCACTCTGATCGATCCGCAGATCGGGCTTCTCGGCAAGGCGATCGCCACAGCGGGTATTGGCTTCGACTATAAGTTCACCGCGCTGCATACTTGGATCCTCATCGTCGCGGCGGATACGTGGCACTGGTTGGGCCTCGTCGTGATCCTCTCCTACGCGTCGCTGTCGGCGATCCCGGCCTCCTATCGACAGGCAGCGGCGATCGACGGAGCATCCCGGCTCGCGGTATTCCGCCATATCGAATTGCCGCGGATCGCCGGGGCGCTATCGATCGTATTGCTGTTACGTTTCGTCGACAGCTTTATGATCTACACGGAGGCTTTCACGATTAACGCAGGCGGACCGCAGGGTGCGACGACTTTCATCTCGCTCGAACTGGGAGAAGACATTCGCAGCTTCACCTATGGCCGCGCCGCCGCGCGTGCGATGCTCGATTTCCTGATCGTGCTAAGCGTCGCCTGGGCATTCATCCGCATTCGGGCCGGACGTAGCACCTCGCCGGAGGCGACCCGATGA
- a CDS encoding carbohydrate ABC transporter permease, whose translation MKMTRMRPSIALGLAFAALALFILLPFVQTVLLSFTLTLPREGYREGQATLINYATVFARPDLRDAIWNSLVYVLLNVTLCLAAGLPAAYAIARFRFTGDRHILFALIAFRLTPPVVLSLPIFILFAHVGLVNSPVGIALVHCVFNLPIAIWILESFIAAVPREFDETCFLDGHSFRHFFLGKLIPVIAPGIGVTVFFCFIFSWVEVVFARILTVTAGKPITMAISALFGFQTDIGLVMAMTVVSLIPGVAMIWFVRNHIARGFVIRT comes from the coding sequence ATGAAGATGACGCGAATGCGCCCATCAATTGCGCTCGGCCTCGCCTTCGCAGCTCTGGCCCTCTTCATCCTGCTGCCGTTCGTTCAAACGGTGCTGTTGAGCTTCACGCTGACGCTGCCGCGCGAGGGATATCGCGAGGGACAGGCGACGCTGATCAACTATGCCACCGTCTTCGCACGCCCCGACCTGCGCGATGCGATCTGGAACTCGCTTGTCTATGTTCTGCTCAACGTGACGCTCTGCCTCGCGGCCGGACTGCCCGCCGCCTATGCGATTGCGCGCTTCCGCTTTACCGGCGATCGCCACATCCTCTTCGCGCTGATCGCCTTCAGGCTGACGCCACCCGTCGTGCTATCGCTCCCGATCTTCATTCTCTTCGCCCATGTCGGGCTGGTGAACAGCCCGGTCGGGATCGCGCTGGTGCATTGCGTGTTCAACCTGCCGATCGCGATCTGGATCCTCGAAAGCTTCATCGCAGCCGTGCCGCGCGAATTCGACGAAACCTGCTTCCTCGACGGCCATTCTTTCCGACATTTTTTCCTCGGCAAGCTGATCCCGGTGATCGCGCCCGGGATCGGCGTGACCGTCTTCTTCTGCTTCATCTTCTCCTGGGTGGAGGTGGTCTTCGCGCGCATTCTGACGGTCACCGCCGGCAAACCGATCACCATGGCGATCAGCGCGCTGTTCGGCTTTCAAACGGATATCGGTCTGGTAATGGCGATGACGGTGGTCTCGCTGATCCCGGGCGTCGCGATGATCTGGTTCGTGCGCAATCACATCGCACGGGGATTTGTCATACGCACCTGA
- a CDS encoding iron-containing alcohol dehydrogenase, which yields MMEFSLRFPGRILFGRDERHASADLIARYGARVALVRGRSVDWADTLEDALREAGRTVEVIISRGEPSYPDLRDALERLREMRPDCVVAVGGGAVLDLGKALAALIPAASDPIVHFELVGEGRPLNAPPLPFIAIPTTAGTGAEATRNAVIQFPEHRRKVSLRDDRMMASLAIVDPALTDRCPRAVTLASGLDALTQVIEPYLCSRANILTDALCRDAIPRAIHALVQLMAEESTNARDEMARASLFGGMALGNAGLGAVHGFAGVIGGQSGAAHGAICGRLLPGVLQANRAAVASDAAMVARFDEVADWLGEGLAVAWTDAFTALERQIDEWGLPRLGAMGVDSDEIEEIARLSKSSSSMAANPVTLGEDVLCDILRAAF from the coding sequence CTGATGGAATTTTCGTTGCGCTTTCCGGGCCGTATTCTTTTCGGGCGCGACGAGCGGCATGCGAGCGCCGATCTGATCGCGCGCTATGGGGCGCGTGTAGCGCTCGTGCGCGGACGCTCGGTCGATTGGGCCGACACGCTGGAAGATGCTCTGCGCGAAGCGGGCCGAACGGTCGAGGTGATAATCAGTCGCGGAGAGCCGAGCTATCCCGATCTACGTGATGCGCTCGAGCGGCTGCGCGAGATGCGCCCCGATTGCGTCGTGGCGGTCGGGGGCGGTGCGGTGCTCGATCTGGGCAAGGCCTTGGCGGCTCTGATCCCTGCCGCGAGCGATCCGATCGTGCATTTTGAACTGGTCGGGGAGGGGCGCCCGCTGAACGCGCCGCCGCTGCCGTTCATTGCGATCCCTACCACTGCCGGCACCGGGGCGGAGGCCACCCGCAATGCGGTGATCCAGTTCCCCGAACACCGCCGGAAGGTCAGCCTGCGCGACGACCGGATGATGGCCTCGCTCGCGATCGTCGATCCGGCGCTGACCGATCGCTGCCCGCGCGCTGTTACGCTGGCCTCGGGGCTGGACGCGCTGACGCAGGTGATTGAGCCCTATCTCTGCAGCCGCGCGAATATACTGACCGACGCGCTGTGTCGTGATGCGATCCCGCGGGCGATCCATGCGCTTGTCCAGCTGATGGCGGAGGAGAGCACGAATGCACGAGACGAAATGGCGCGGGCGAGCCTGTTCGGCGGTATGGCGTTGGGCAATGCAGGCCTTGGCGCGGTGCATGGTTTCGCGGGCGTGATTGGGGGGCAAAGCGGGGCGGCGCATGGCGCGATCTGCGGACGGCTCCTGCCAGGGGTACTACAGGCGAACCGTGCCGCCGTGGCGAGCGATGCCGCGATGGTTGCGCGCTTTGACGAGGTTGCAGACTGGCTGGGCGAGGGGCTGGCCGTTGCGTGGACCGACGCTTTCACGGCGCTGGAACGGCAGATCGACGAATGGGGGCTGCCCCGGCTTGGCGCGATGGGCGTCGACTCCGATGAGATCGAGGAGATTGCGCGGCTGTCGAAGTCCAGCTCCTCCATGGCCGCGAACCCTGTGACACTGGGCGAAGATGTTCTGTGCGACATTCTGCGCGCCGCGTTCTGA
- the glpK gene encoding glycerol kinase GlpK yields MATYILAIDQGTTSSRAIVFDDALRPVASAQQEFTQHFPHSGWVEHDAEEIWDSVLATVRGAIEKAGISASDISGIGITNQRETTLVWDRESGKPIHNAIVWQDRRTAEFCRELREDGFEGTVTARTGLIVDPYFSATKLRWLLENVDGAREAAEAGKLAFGTIDSWLIWKLTGGTSHVTDATNAARTMLYDIAKGRWSTTIAAKLGVPVEMLPEVMDCAAEFGVTQPDLFGADIPILGVAGDQQAATVGQACFKPGMLKSTYGTGCFALLNTGDQMVRSENRLLTTIAYQLDGEVTYALEGSIFVAGAVVQWLRDGLKIIEAADQTQALAEQSDPEQDVIIVPAFTGLGAPYWNPDCRGAVFGLTRSSGPAEFARAALESVGFQTRDLLEAMQADWSDDARPTLRVDGGMTASDWAMQFLSDILGAPVDRPEVLETTALGAAWLAGYKAGIYPEPEEFAKGWALDRNFAPEMDEATREARYAAWKKAVEATIAAVGPV; encoded by the coding sequence ATGGCGACCTATATTCTGGCAATCGACCAAGGCACCACGTCGTCGCGCGCGATCGTCTTTGACGATGCGCTGCGCCCGGTGGCGAGCGCGCAGCAGGAATTCACGCAGCACTTCCCGCATTCCGGCTGGGTCGAGCATGATGCCGAGGAAATCTGGGACAGCGTGCTGGCGACCGTGCGCGGTGCGATCGAGAAGGCCGGGATTTCGGCCTCCGACATTTCCGGCATCGGCATCACCAACCAGCGCGAGACGACGCTGGTCTGGGACCGCGAGAGCGGAAAGCCGATTCATAACGCCATCGTCTGGCAGGACCGCCGCACCGCCGAATTTTGCCGCGAGCTGCGCGAGGACGGCTTCGAAGGGACCGTGACCGCGCGTACCGGGCTGATTGTGGACCCGTATTTCTCGGCCACGAAACTGCGCTGGCTTCTGGAGAACGTCGACGGCGCGCGCGAGGCCGCCGAGGCGGGCAAGCTCGCCTTCGGCACGATCGACAGCTGGCTGATCTGGAAACTGACCGGCGGCACATCGCATGTCACCGACGCCACCAATGCCGCGCGCACGATGCTCTACGATATCGCCAAGGGCCGCTGGTCGACGACCATCGCGGCCAAGCTCGGCGTGCCGGTGGAGATGCTGCCCGAGGTCATGGATTGCGCCGCCGAGTTTGGCGTGACGCAACCCGACCTCTTCGGTGCGGACATCCCGATCCTCGGCGTCGCGGGCGACCAGCAGGCGGCGACCGTGGGGCAGGCCTGCTTCAAGCCGGGCATGCTGAAATCGACCTATGGGACCGGGTGCTTTGCGCTGCTCAATACCGGCGATCAAATGGTGCGCTCGGAGAACCGGCTGCTGACCACCATAGCCTATCAGCTTGACGGCGAGGTCACTTACGCGCTCGAAGGCTCGATCTTCGTCGCCGGGGCGGTGGTGCAATGGCTGCGCGACGGGCTGAAGATCATCGAAGCCGCGGATCAGACCCAGGCGCTGGCCGAGCAGTCCGACCCCGAGCAGGACGTGATCATTGTGCCCGCCTTCACCGGCCTCGGCGCGCCCTATTGGAACCCCGATTGCCGTGGCGCGGTCTTCGGCCTGACCCGCAGCTCCGGCCCGGCCGAGTTCGCCCGCGCGGCGCTGGAATCGGTTGGTTTCCAGACCCGCGACCTCTTGGAGGCGATGCAGGCCGACTGGTCCGATGACGCGCGCCCGACCCTGCGCGTCGATGGCGGCATGACGGCCTCGGACTGGGCGATGCAGTTCCTGTCGGACATCCTCGGGGCGCCTGTCGACCGGCCCGAAGTGCTGGAGACGACAGCCCTCGGCGCGGCATGGCTCGCGGGCTACAAGGCGGGGATTTATCCCGAGCCGGAAGAGTTCGCGAAGGGCTGGGCGCTCGATCGCAACTTCGCCCCCGAGATGGACGAGGCCACACGCGAAGCGCGCTACGCCGCGTGGAAGAAGGCAGTCGAGGCCACCATCGCGGCGGTGGGGCCAGTCTGA
- a CDS encoding ABC transporter substrate-binding protein codes for MRLRLTTAMAIALIAASPAFADMEAGKQFLDQEIGDMTTLSRADAEKELQWFVDAAKPYQGMEIHVVSESLTTHAYESKTLAPWFEKITGIKVIHDVIQEGDVVEKIQTQMQTGENIYDAYVNDSDFIGTHWRYGQVRNLTDWMKGDGKAVTDPYFDLNDFIGLSFTTAPDGKLYQLPDQQFANLYWFRYDWFNDPKTKADFKKEFGYDLGVPVNWSAYEDIAKFFTGRDMSYIGGPKKVYGNMDYGKKDPSLGWRFTDAWLSMAGEGDKGLPNGKPVDEWGIRVNDKDQPVGSCVDRGGATNGPAAVYAVQKYIDWLKNYAPPSAEGMTFSEAGPVPAQGEVAQQAFWYTAFTADMVKKGLPVVNDDGTPKWRMAPSPHGAYWEKGMKLGYQDVGSWTLMKSTPLKRAQAAWLYAQFVTSKLVDVKKSQVGLTFIRESTIQDKSFTKRAPDLGGLIEFYRSPARVQWTPTGTNVPDYPKLAQLWWQNIGDASSGAKTVQEAMDSLCQAQEKVLERLERAGVQGDKGPKMADKHDLEWWHKYSVDNGSQSPKLKLDNEREKPVTVDYDELVKSWNE; via the coding sequence ATGAGACTGCGTTTAACCACCGCGATGGCTATCGCATTGATAGCTGCATCGCCAGCTTTCGCCGACATGGAGGCCGGCAAACAGTTCCTTGATCAGGAAATCGGCGACATGACGACGCTGTCGCGAGCCGATGCTGAGAAAGAACTCCAATGGTTCGTCGATGCCGCGAAGCCTTACCAGGGCATGGAGATCCATGTGGTCTCGGAATCGCTCACGACCCATGCTTATGAGTCCAAGACGCTTGCGCCATGGTTCGAGAAGATCACCGGTATCAAGGTGATCCATGACGTGATCCAGGAAGGGGATGTGGTCGAAAAGATCCAGACCCAGATGCAGACGGGCGAGAACATCTACGATGCATATGTCAACGACTCTGATTTCATCGGGACGCATTGGCGCTACGGTCAGGTCCGCAATCTGACAGATTGGATGAAGGGTGATGGCAAAGCCGTCACCGATCCCTACTTCGATTTGAACGATTTCATCGGGCTCAGCTTCACCACCGCGCCGGACGGCAAGCTCTATCAGCTTCCCGATCAGCAATTCGCGAACCTCTACTGGTTCCGCTATGATTGGTTCAATGATCCGAAGACCAAAGCCGACTTCAAAAAGGAATTCGGCTATGATCTTGGCGTGCCGGTGAACTGGTCCGCCTATGAAGACATCGCCAAGTTTTTCACCGGGCGCGACATGTCCTATATCGGCGGTCCGAAGAAGGTCTATGGCAACATGGACTATGGCAAAAAGGATCCGTCGCTTGGCTGGCGCTTCACCGATGCCTGGCTGTCGATGGCGGGCGAAGGCGACAAGGGTCTGCCGAACGGCAAGCCGGTCGACGAATGGGGTATCCGGGTCAACGACAAGGATCAGCCGGTTGGCTCCTGCGTCGATCGCGGTGGTGCGACCAACGGGCCTGCAGCGGTCTATGCGGTGCAGAAGTATATCGATTGGCTGAAGAACTATGCTCCGCCGTCTGCCGAAGGCATGACCTTCTCCGAGGCTGGACCGGTTCCGGCGCAGGGCGAGGTTGCCCAGCAGGCATTCTGGTATACCGCCTTCACCGCCGACATGGTGAAGAAGGGGCTGCCCGTGGTGAACGATGACGGCACGCCGAAATGGCGTATGGCGCCGTCGCCGCATGGCGCTTACTGGGAGAAGGGCATGAAGCTCGGCTACCAGGACGTGGGCTCCTGGACCCTGATGAAATCGACCCCGCTCAAGCGTGCGCAAGCCGCGTGGCTCTATGCCCAGTTCGTAACCTCGAAGCTGGTCGACGTGAAGAAAAGCCAAGTGGGTCTGACCTTCATTCGTGAAAGCACGATTCAGGACAAGAGCTTCACCAAGCGCGCGCCCGATCTGGGTGGCCTGATCGAATTCTACCGTTCGCCCGCGCGCGTTCAGTGGACTCCGACGGGGACCAACGTGCCGGACTACCCAAAGCTGGCTCAGCTGTGGTGGCAGAATATCGGGGATGCGTCGTCGGGTGCGAAAACCGTGCAGGAAGCCATGGATTCGCTCTGCCAAGCCCAGGAAAAGGTGCTTGAACGTCTTGAGCGTGCGGGTGTCCAGGGCGACAAGGGACCGAAGATGGCCGATAAGCACGATCTCGAATGGTGGCATAAGTATTCGGTCGACAATGGCTCGCAATCGCCCAAGCTGAAGCTGGACAACGAGCGCGAAAAGCCGGTTACGGTCGACTACGATGAGCTTGTGAAAAGCTGGAATGAATAA
- a CDS encoding DUF2160 domain-containing protein, which translates to MSWMAWTWPTALFFVVIALLLVIFTVIGIKRPETPRIGILRIETTRGDRLFISLLGAAFINLIWLGTAGVPVWGGLILGLVWAVAVFRWV; encoded by the coding sequence ATGAGCTGGATGGCATGGACATGGCCGACTGCATTGTTCTTCGTAGTGATCGCGCTGTTGCTGGTGATCTTCACGGTGATCGGCATCAAGCGCCCGGAGACGCCCCGTATCGGCATTCTTCGTATTGAGACCACCCGGGGCGATCGGCTGTTCATCAGCCTGCTCGGGGCGGCGTTCATCAATTTGATCTGGCTGGGCACGGCGGGAGTGCCGGTCTGGGGCGGGCTGATCCTCGGCCTGGTCTGGGCAGTGGCCGTGTTCCGCTGGGTTTAA